AAAACCAATCGCCCGTAAAAATAGCGACCGTAAACGCAGCCGATGCATGCCCCGAATAGAACGAACCGTAAGCCTCGCCACGCGCAGACGCCGCTTTTTTAGCGCCTTCCCCGCGTTTTGCATAAATGAATGGACGCGGCCAAAGTTGCATGGAACGGAAAATTTGATTCAGCGCATTTTCCAAGGCAAACGCTTCTGCAAACATAAGCATAAAAGCGCCAAAGTCATGCGCATCCGCATCGCCTTTATACCAAGAATAGCCAGCCAACGCAAGCGGAGCCACAGCAAGCGCTCCCGTGTAATGGCTCACGGTCGTCGCCCATCCGCTATAATGCCCCACGAACGGGCGATCCCACGGCAAAAAATCCGACCTCGGTTTTAGATTATCGGCCGATACGCGCTCCATACTGTAATATCGATAAACGCCAAGAGCCGAAGTCAACGTAATTCCAAGCGAGAGCGGAACATCGAGCCGCACAGAGACATCGTAATGGTGTTCAGGCTTTACATTTTCTGGAGACAACGATGCAAGCGCCAGCGATTGAGCACAAAGCACAGCAAAAAACACACGAAACAAGCTTTTAAAACGTCTTTCTTCCATCAAAGTCCATCTAAAAATTTATATTCACAAAGACAAACATAAAAAAGCTTTTGGCGGACCACGTGATAAATTCGAATTTTAACCAGAACCGAGAACCAATCATCCCGAACATGGAACTTTTTGGAGCCATTTCTGACGAAATGCGCCTCAAAATTTTACTCTTACTGGACCAGTCCGAATTTACGGTCAACGAAATCAAGGATATTCTAGACATCCACCAAAGCAACGCTAGCCGCCACTTGGCTAAGCTTTCGCAATGCGGGCTCGTGAAAGACCGCCGCGATGGCATCAAGGCCTATTACCGCTTGAGCGAAGAACTCTACATGAGCAGCCGCCTGTTGCAAATTATCCGCGAAGCTTACGACGAACTGCAAGACAAGGATATTCTCAAGTGCCGCGCCGCACAAGCGCTCGAAGAACGCACCGACAAGACCAAAGGTCAAATTCATAAGCTCGACCAGGCCGGCGGTAGCCTCAAGGCGCAAATCAGCCTGTTCAGCAAGCTCATGGTACCGTTCGAAAACGCCGTGGACCTTGGATGCGGCGAAGGCGGCGACCTCTCGCTCATGCTAGCAAGCCGTTGCAAAAACGTGACCGCCCTCGATTACGATCCGAAAATCATCAGCGGGCTGCAGCAAGTTTTGCAGCAAAAGGGCATCGAAAACGTAACGCCGAAAGTCGCGGATATGACGCAGACGGGCCTCCCCGACAACTACGCCGACCTCGTCTTGATGAGCCAGGTGTTGCACCACGCGACCGACCCGCGACTCGCCCTCAAGGAAGCGACCCGCATTTTAAAACCGGGCGGAAGGCTTGCGCTTTTGGACCTTGCCCAACACAAGGAAGAATCGTTCCGCACGACGCACGGCCACATTTGGCTTGGTTTTGAACGCAGCCAGCTTGAATTCTTTGTGAAGGAACTCAACTGCAAGGTGCTCGAAAGCGAAATCATCCCAAGTGAAAACGAGGTCGACAAAAAGCTCCCCGTCATTTGCATGATTATTACTAAAGAGTAGGAAGTAGGAAGTGGCTAGTATACAGTGATCAGTAAACAGGAATGTAAAAGGAACGCTCTTATTACAATCCTAACCACTAAGAGCGTGCCAAATGAGTGACGCAAAAATAAGCTTGCTTATTTTTATGTCCAAATGCAGCCGCGGACGTCGAAGACGTCAATCACTAACCACCAACCACTTATTTTACATTCACCTCTTGACCTTTTACCAAAAAACAAATATCTTTTAAAACAAATCTCAAGGAGAATTTTATGGGAAAGCTTATCAAGTACACCGTCTTCATCGCTGTTTGCATTATCTCTGCATTCGGCATCTACAATTTGGTAAAGACGGCTAAGACCGACGAAAACACTCTCGAATAAATTCTATTCGAGAACGATTCGTTCAAAGCCAAATAATTCAACAAACCGTAGTGGGCAACTGCTGCGGTATTTTTATATTTCCTTATATGAATTTCCTCAACAAGAAACCCGCTTTTTTTGCGACAATGGCCGCAATTTTCTTTGCGATTTTGCTGATTGTTTTCCGCGATTTCGCACTCGATTCCAGTCAACTCATGCTCAACAGCGACCAGCTGAACGGTATCGGCAGCCGCATTTTGCGCACCTTCAACGTGATTCTCACGGAATGGGACGACAGCCGACTCGGTGGTGTTCCGACAATGGATGCACTCTTTGCCGACGCCTACCACCCGCTCGTGTGGACGCAATTCATCATGGACCCGGCGCGCGCCGTCGGATTCAAGTTCATCTTGACCGTCTGGGTAGCCTTTATGAGCGCAATGCTCCTCGCGTGGAACTTGACCGGTAACAAATGGTGGGGTTCGCTTCTCGGATTCCTTTACGCCTTCTCGCCGGAATATTTCACTTACATTTACGGCGGTCACGATGGCAAGATGATGGTTTTCGCCATCGCCCCATTGGCTCTCCTCGCCATACGCAAGATTGTCCGCGATGGAAGCCTTCCCTATCTGATTGTCTTTGCATTAAGCGTTACGTGGATGATTCTCGGGAGCCATTTGCAGCTCACGTACTTGTTCCTTTGGGGTGCCGGGCTTTACACGCTTTACGAAGCCGCATTCCATTGCAACACGCTTGCCACCCGCGGTAAGCGCATCGGCCTTGCCGCCGCAGGCCTTGCTTTTGGCCTTGCAATCAGTTGCTTCCAAATTGTTCCGCCTTACCTCTACACCACGACGCAATCTGTCCGCGGTGAAGGCGACCACACCAATTACGGTCACGCCGTGAGCTGGTCGTTCCATCAAGAAGAAATGGCCCAGATGCTCATTCCGGGATTTATCGGCGTGGATGTCTATGAGCAAGACGAAAAGAGTGGCGACCTCAAAAGCAGTTCTTTCGTGAACATTTCCATGGACGAATACCGCAAAATTGCCGCATCCGGCAGCCAAGGAAGCCCGTTCTACTGGGGTCACAACAGCTTCAAGCTCGACCACAACAACGCGGGCGCACTCCTGACATTCCTCGGATTCCTCTGCCTGTTCCTCCCGGGCAAGCGTCGCTGGGCAAGTTTCTGGGGACTCGGCGCCGTTGTCGCCCTCAGCTATGGCATGGGCGATCACTCCCCATTCTTCAAACTCTGGTACAACATCCTCCCAGGCGTGAAAAACTTCCGCGCTCCGGGCATGGCACTGTTCTGGCTTCCGCTCTTGCTCGTGATGATGGCGGGCCCTGTGCTCAAGGCCATTACCGACGAAGGCGAAAACGCCGTCAAGAACCGCCGCGCACTCTTGCACGGTACCGCAATGTTCGTGATTTTACTTTTGCTCGTCGTGATTGCACGTTTCAACTGGACCACGTTTATCAGCCCGTTCGGTTTTGTCGTTTGCCTCGCCTACGCAGCCGCATGCCTCGGCGTGATGAGCCTCGATGACCAAGGCAAAGCCATCAACGCCAAGAATTTTGTGGAAGCATTCCAAGCGAAGCTCCCGGGAACTTCGAGAGGCGTTCAAGCAGCAGTCATTATTGGATTTGCCGTTATCGGGCTGTTCCTCATGAGCGGACAAAAGCTCCTGAACGACCCAGTGACTGCCCCGTATTTCAAGCCGCTTAACGAAATCTTGATGAACGCCACCGCATCTAAAATCATCCCGAGTTTCATCTTGATTCTCGTCGTCATCGGAGTAAGCATTGCTGTGTTCAAATGGAAAGGGAGCACTCCGGCGAAAGTCGGCATCCTCGCCCTCGTCGCCGGCATCGAACTCATGACCATCAACGGCGCATTTATCCAAAACGTTGCCGCCAACGAATACATACAGCCAAAAAATGGCGTTGTCGCAGCACTCAAGGCTACTTACAAGGCGGACTCCATCAACACGCCGCGCGTGCTCTCGCTTTCTCGCAATAAGGCCGTCAGCGGAAACATCTTCCCGCAATACAACATGCGTAACGCAGATGGTTTCCACGACAACGAACTTGCAAGCTACCGCGAATTCCGCGGCGGACAAAGCAACGCCAACTACTTGCTGAACATCAACGATCAAAACGCACCGCACCCGTTCCTCGACCTCATGAACATCGGCGCTATCATCTTCGATACTCAGCGCGGCACCACCTACATGCCAATTCCAACC
This sequence is a window from Fibrobacter succinogenes. Protein-coding genes within it:
- a CDS encoding phosphatase PAP2 family protein, producing the protein MEERRFKSLFRVFFAVLCAQSLALASLSPENVKPEHHYDVSVRLDVPLSLGITLTSALGVYRYYSMERVSADNLKPRSDFLPWDRPFVGHYSGWATTVSHYTGALAVAPLALAGYSWYKGDADAHDFGAFMLMFAEAFALENALNQIFRSMQLWPRPFIYAKRGEGAKKAASARGEAYGSFYSGHASAAFTVAIFTGDWFSEVYPNSKYKPLVWASSFALASGVAALRVVAGKHYPSDVLVGALMGTGVSLGILKLHEICKNKVSFWVIPNNIGAVFYF
- a CDS encoding metalloregulator ArsR/SmtB family transcription factor is translated as MINSNFNQNREPIIPNMELFGAISDEMRLKILLLLDQSEFTVNEIKDILDIHQSNASRHLAKLSQCGLVKDRRDGIKAYYRLSEELYMSSRLLQIIREAYDELQDKDILKCRAAQALEERTDKTKGQIHKLDQAGGSLKAQISLFSKLMVPFENAVDLGCGEGGDLSLMLASRCKNVTALDYDPKIISGLQQVLQQKGIENVTPKVADMTQTGLPDNYADLVLMSQVLHHATDPRLALKEATRILKPGGRLALLDLAQHKEESFRTTHGHIWLGFERSQLEFFVKELNCKVLESEIIPSENEVDKKLPVICMIITKE